In Conger conger chromosome 5, fConCon1.1, whole genome shotgun sequence, the DNA window TCCTCTATCTCCCACCCTGCCTCTCAAAGAGTGGTGGCTTCTACCAATCACACAAATACTGACAGCCTATCAGAATCCATAACTGACTGCTTGAACCTTTTAAGTCCCACCTCAAAAGGTGAAAACATCAAGGCAGAATCTGTGATAGGCTGCTTGCATTACACAGGGGTGGAGCCAAGGTCAGGTTTGGACGGAAGTGAAGACGCaaaggagaggacagagaggaagacTGGATATTTCATGAGCAGAGAGCCAAGAGACATACTAACCAAcatgaaggaggaggaggaaaatgGGGAGAGGCAGAGTGTGAAAATGGAGACAGTGAATGATGTGAAAGGTGAAGAGGAACTCTGgaagaaggaagaaaaagaaagggatGAACAGAGGGAGGGACAAATAACTTGCCGGGTTGCCCAGACTGACAAAGTGGTGAAGAATGAAGTAAAATCAGAACGTGGacaacaggaaggggaggagtggTCTGCTCTGATCACTTGCTGTCTGCGAAAACAACCTAGAGTGCTGATTCGCCGACTACAAATTGCTGCTAATTCAGTTTTTGTGACATCACCTCTTCGTTCCATGGCCTGTAAAAGAGATCAGCGAGCGACATCTCCTTGGAGACGGCATGAGCTCTCACCACTGAGAGGAAACCGAGCACGGAGGCAGAAGATGCAGGTCGTGACCCGGAAGAGAAAGACGGTTGGCCGGTTGGAGAAACCCCCAAAACTGCTGCCATCCTCATCAGAGAACGGGTAAGAATGAAGGATGAGCTGGACTCCTCTGATCACTGGCAGTATTGCACTAAATAGTAAGTCTATATTTGTCTTTTGCAGCTTCTGTGCAGAAGTCTCCCTCATTTCTCATGTCGTCTCCTCCAGGAATCAAAACACCTGCACGGAATACACAGGTAATCATTTTCCAATAGTCTGAGGAAGTCTATGACACTGCTGGTGGTGGCTGGCAGGTTAAGCTAAAGGATTCTAAATTAAAATTTTATCCATTATTACACTTTTGAAGTAATGGTTGTATTTATCAGCATCTGTTTCCTTTTTGTTTCCTATAATTTTCTCACCTCCtgcactccttctctctcctcaggaCAAACTGTTGAGGTGTCATCTCAGGCCTTTGCCTGCTCCCAGTGCCCATTCATTGACACAGAGAAAGTGAATCTTCACCAGCACATTGAGAAGGTTCACCCAGAGGAGCTAAGCAGGACAGTGGGGTCCCAACAACCTTCCAGCAGCACACATcagcaccccaccccctctaAGACACCCCCCACTCCgacacagtcccacacaggcACTCCAGGGGCCCACACTTGTTCCCAGTGTCGGAAGAGCTTCAAATCCAAATCACTGCTGACCACACACAAGGAAATACATAAAAGAGAATGTCTGTATCAGTGCTCCAAATGTGGAAAGAGTTTCCGCCGTTTATCTGATCTAGAGGTACACAAGCAAACTCGCACAGGTGAGTGCCTGTATCattgctcccagtgtgggaagaattTCTGCTATTCACATGCTCTGAAGGTACACCAGCGAACCCACACAGGTGAGCgaccataccactgctcccagtgtggtaAAAGTTTTAGTCAATCGGGTAATTTGAATCAACATCAGCGAACCCATACAGGGGAGCGTCCTTAccagtgctcccagtgtgggaagagtttcactCTCTTCAGTACTTTGAAGGAACACCGGAGAACTCACACTGATGAGcgcccataccactgctcccagtgtggtaAGAGTTTCCGTCAGTCAAGTACTTTGAAGCAACACCAGCGAACCCATATAGGGGAGTGCCTATACcaatgctcccagtgtgggaagggtTTCAAGTTCTTCAGTACTTTGAAGGAACACCAGAGAACTCACACTGATGAGCGCCCATACCACTGTTCCCAGTGTGGAAGGAGTTTCAATCATTTGAGTACTTTGAAGCAGCACCAGCAGACACATACAGGGGAGTACctataccactgctcccagtgtgggaagggtTGCATTCATTCGGGTGATTTGAAGAAacaccagcgaactcatacAGGGGAACGCCCGTACCACTGCTCCGAGTGTGGCAAGAATTATACTCAGTTGGGTACTTTGAAGAAacaccagcgaactcatacaggggaatacccataccactgctcccagtgtgggaggaGCTTCATTCAGTTGCGTACCTTGAAGCAGCACCAGCGAACTCATACAGGTTAAAGTTCCCACCCTTTCCTCCCAGTGCTTCGgtcatgttaaaatgttaaatgtatattttgattaattttacttattttatttttactcatATAACTAATCAACATTATCCATAGTTCATAATTGCTGATTTACtttgtgggcggcacggatggtgcagtgggtagcactgctgcctcacagcaaggaggtcctggggtcaaatccccgtcggccagggcctctctgtgcggagtttgcatgttctccacgtgtcgcgtgggtttcctctgggtactccggtttcctcccacagtccaaagacatgcaggttaggctgattggagactctaaattgcccataggtatgagtgtgtgagtgaatgatgtgtgtgccctgcaatggactggtgacctgtccagggtgtattcctgcctttcgcccaatgtatgctgggataggctccagcccccctgcgaccctgttaggataatgaatgaatgaatgaatgaatgaattatttactTTGTAGTTTTGATGGGAGTGGGTCTAGGCTCTCTACTCTTACTCTCAAACAGTAAATCGAATCTTATTAGCCTTAGGGGCCAGTCAACATAACAAATGATGATTTGCTAACCTAAAGGTAAACATCAAGTGATGTGATATGAATGTTATACATGTTCAGATGGACTGCCCCTCTGTGGGACTTCAAAATACATCTTGTTGTGTGACCTGACTACCCTTCTGCAGAATATATACTGATTGTTTATAGTTCCTTACCATCCATACCTTTTCCTTGGAATCTAACATTTTGGTGTCACAAACAAGATCTGGGTCTTCATTCTCCCTGGTCTGCCACTTCACCTACACCCAGGAAGACTGTGgtataaaaataagtaataaataattttataccACATTTTGCTACAACATTCCTGACTGTATTTGCCAATGGCTGGTTGTCAGTGAGATCGTTTCGGATGAAAATAATTGCATTGCTGAAGGTGTGTATTTTTGGAAGTTGCCGTTTCGGTTTTTCAAATGTACACTTTTGGTGCTTTGAGCACCACAAACATTGGTCTGCTCAGTCCACGCTCCACATCAGTTGGTGGCAGTAATGCACACTTCACTTGTACTGCTCACACATCGCCGtaaaacaaaactaaacaaGAAATAAGTACGCCTTGGCT includes these proteins:
- the LOC133129589 gene encoding oocyte zinc finger protein XlCOF6-like isoform X2 — encoded protein: MATLGVEPRSGLDGSEDAKERTERKTGYFMSREPRDILTNMKEEEENGERQSVKMETVNDVKGEEELWKKEEKERDEQREGQITCRVAQTDKVVKNEVKSERGQQEGEEWSALITCCLRKQPRVLIRRLQIAANSVFVTSPLRSMACKRDQRATSPWRRHELSPLRGNRARRQKMQVVTRKRKTVGRLEKPPKLLPSSSENGFCAEVSLISHVVSSRNQNTCTEYTGQTVEVSSQAFACSQCPFIDTEKVNLHQHIEKVHPEELSRTVGSQQPSSSTHQHPTPSKTPPTPTQSHTGTPGAHTCSQCRKSFKSKSLLTTHKEIHKRECLYQCSKCGKSFRRLSDLEVHKQTRTGECLYHCSQCGKNFCYSHALKVHQRTHTGERPYHCSQCGKSFSQSGNLNQHQRTHTGERPYQCSQCGKSFTLFSTLKEHRRTHTDERPYHCSQCGKSFRQSSTLKQHQRTHIGECLYQCSQCGKGFKFFSTLKEHQRTHTDERPYHCSQCGRSFNHLSTLKQHQQTHTGEYLYHCSQCGKGCIHSGDLKKHQRTHTGERPYHCSECGKNYTQLGTLKKHQRTHTGEYPYHCSQCGRSFIQLRTLKQHQRTHTG
- the LOC133129589 gene encoding oocyte zinc finger protein XlCOF6-like isoform X1 — protein: MMETLTVAEGEIGGVEPRSGLDGSEDAKERTERKTGYFMSREPRDILTNMKEEEENGERQSVKMETVNDVKGEEELWKKEEKERDEQREGQITCRVAQTDKVVKNEVKSERGQQEGEEWSALITCCLRKQPRVLIRRLQIAANSVFVTSPLRSMACKRDQRATSPWRRHELSPLRGNRARRQKMQVVTRKRKTVGRLEKPPKLLPSSSENGFCAEVSLISHVVSSRNQNTCTEYTGQTVEVSSQAFACSQCPFIDTEKVNLHQHIEKVHPEELSRTVGSQQPSSSTHQHPTPSKTPPTPTQSHTGTPGAHTCSQCRKSFKSKSLLTTHKEIHKRECLYQCSKCGKSFRRLSDLEVHKQTRTGECLYHCSQCGKNFCYSHALKVHQRTHTGERPYHCSQCGKSFSQSGNLNQHQRTHTGERPYQCSQCGKSFTLFSTLKEHRRTHTDERPYHCSQCGKSFRQSSTLKQHQRTHIGECLYQCSQCGKGFKFFSTLKEHQRTHTDERPYHCSQCGRSFNHLSTLKQHQQTHTGEYLYHCSQCGKGCIHSGDLKKHQRTHTGERPYHCSECGKNYTQLGTLKKHQRTHTGEYPYHCSQCGRSFIQLRTLKQHQRTHTG